From a single Camarhynchus parvulus chromosome 20, STF_HiC, whole genome shotgun sequence genomic region:
- the ARHGAP40 gene encoding rho GTPase-activating protein 40 isoform X2, whose protein sequence is MDKRGTCGSRMARGVLAPVRAASCAQLLSSSRHCPWKMSQLPPKSAVASPVSESTNSRGEALDNLSMDSFWLEVENIKQSAEAEQEECSLADVKTQEEGEAEAEWLQDAGLAELLGEPAGDKDNLVLLSTLTRTQAAAVQRRLDTYSRSRRRRNKHPVRDVRDIFAAGSSQDTAADKEESSSDPLWHNLRTSNTQRKTQDYSCTIRNPGKEEVFNMDVAYSEQAAVLLKGSFLSESRNLKDGNALTRFKIPKGRLGVTRIGDLSAQDMKKIPTLALIELTALCDILGFELKRNKAAKLKTTEKRLFGVPLNTLLENDQKLLPNTKVPLLLQALLSCLEKRGLETEGILRVSGSQTRIKSLEQKLERDFYSGLFRWDDVHQNDVSGLLKRFIRELPAPLLTAEYLPAFAAVQNIPDLKQRLQALNLLILILPESNRNTLKALLEFLSKVVAREKNNKMNLWNVSTVMAPNLFMHKGLPNKIPEGKEKQLAEGAADVVRMMIHYQDLLWTVSSFLVAQVRKLNESNSRRYQFCDKRIKNLLRKIHADKDKVEKNQREPSKVVKVHASLLLKDSLEVHLNNATRVADVLRQFQKNLCQNGWNIVNTVNLLKCNNSTECTNLLLYEVGGNIGEHCLDPDTYLLDLYHINPHAEWIIKQNPSCPRMF, encoded by the exons CAGCAGACATTGCCCTTGGAAAATGAGCCAGCTTCCTCCAAAGAGTGCTGTGGCATCCCCTGTGTCAGAGAGCACGAATTCCAGGGGAGAGGCTTTGGACAACTTGTCAATGGACAGTTTTTGGCTGGAAGTGGAGAACATTAAACAGAGCGCTGAAGCCGAGCAGGAGGAATGCAGCCTTGCAGATGTCAAAACACAGGAGG agggAGAGGCCGAGGCCGAGTGGCTGCAGGACGCGGGGCTGGCCGAGCTGCTCGGGGAGCCGGCGGGGGACAAGGACAACCTGGTGCTGCTGTCCACGCTGACCAGGACGCAGGCGGCGGCCGTGCAGCGCCGGCTGGACACCTACTCGCGCTCGCGCCGCAGGAGGAACAAGCACCCCGTGCGCGACGTGCGCGACATCTTCGCCgcaggcagctcccag gacacagcagcagataaagaGGAGTCCAGCTCAGATCCACTGTGGCACAATCTACGGACTTCAAACACCCAGAGAA aaacTCAGGATTATTCCTGCACAATTCGAAACCCTGGGAAGGAGGAAGTGTTCAACATGGATGTTGCCTACTCAGAGCAAGCAGCTGTCCTGCTCAAGGGATCCTTCCTGTCCGAATCCAGGAACTTAAAGGATGGAAATGCCCTAACA AGATTTAAGATCCCAAAGGGCAGACTAGGAGTGACCAGGATTGGAGATCTGTCAGCTCAGGACATGAAGAAGATCCCCACACTGGCCCTCATTGAGCTTACAGCTCTCTGTGATATCCTGGGCTTTGAGctgaagagaaacaaagcagcaaaactgaaaacaacag AGAAAAGACTCTTTGGAGTTCCACTCAACACCCTGTTGGAAAATGACCAAAAGCTGCTGCCCAACACCAAGGTCCCTCTGCTACTCCAGGCA ctgctgtcctgcctggagaagagaggacTTGAAACAGAGGGCATCCTGAGAGTTTCTGGGTCCCAAACCAGAATTAAG AGCCTGGAgcagaagctggagagggacttctaCAGCGGCCTGTTCCGCTGGGATGATGTCCACCAGAACGACGTGTCGGGGCTGCTCAAGAGATTCATCCGCGAGCTGCCGGCCCCGCTGCTGACTGCAGAGTACCTgcctgcctttgctgctgttcaga ATATTCCAGACCTGAAGCAAAGATTGCAAGCTCTAAACCTCCTGATCCTGATTCTGCCAGAGTCCAACAGAAACACTCTGAAG GCCCTTCTTGAGTTTCTCAGCAAGGTGGttgccagggaaaaaaacaacaaaatgaacCTCTGGAACGTTTCCACAGTCATGGCCCCGAACCTCTTCATGCACAAGGGGCTGCCAAACAAGATCCCCgaggggaaggagaagcagctggcGGAGGGGGCGGCTGACGTGGTGCGGATGATGATCCATTACCAGGACCTGCTCTGGACA gtgtcCTCTTTTCTGGTGGCCCAGGTGAGAAAGCTGAACGAGAGCAACAGCAGAAGGTACCAGTTCTGCGACAAGCGGATCAAAAATCTGCTGCGGAAGATTCACGCTGATAAAGACAAGGTGGAAAAGAACCAGAGAGAG CCTTCCAAGGTTGTGAAAGTCCACGCATCACTCCTCCTGAAGGACTCTCTGGAGGTGCACTTGAACAATGCAACCAGGGTTGCTGATGTCTTGAGGCAGTTTCAGAAGAACCTGTGCCAGAATGGCTGGAATATTGTTAACACTGTCAACCTCCTCAAGTG taaCAACTCCACAGAGTGCACAAACCTGCTCCTGTATGAAGTGGGAGGCAATATTG GTGAACATTGCCTGGACCCAGACACTTACCTCTTGGACTTGTACCACATCAACCCCCATGCTGAGTGGATAATTAAGCAAAACCCATCTTGCCCTCGGATGTTCTAA
- the ARHGAP40 gene encoding rho GTPase-activating protein 40 isoform X4 codes for MSQLPPKSAVASPVSESTNSRGEALDNLSMDSFWLEVENIKQSAEAEQEECSLADVKTQEEGEAEAEWLQDAGLAELLGEPAGDKDNLVLLSTLTRTQAAAVQRRLDTYSRSRRRRNKHPVRDVRDIFAAGSSQDTAADKEESSSDPLWHNLRTSNTQRTETQDYSCTIRNPGKEEVFNMDVAYSEQAAVLLKGSFLSESRNLKDGNALTRFKIPKGRLGVTRIGDLSAQDMKKIPTLALIELTALCDILGFELKRNKAAKLKTTEKRLFGVPLNTLLENDQKLLPNTKVPLLLQALLSCLEKRGLETEGILRVSGSQTRIKSLEQKLERDFYSGLFRWDDVHQNDVSGLLKRFIRELPAPLLTAEYLPAFAAVQNIPDLKQRLQALNLLILILPESNRNTLKALLEFLSKVVAREKNNKMNLWNVSTVMAPNLFMHKGLPNKIPEGKEKQLAEGAADVVRMMIHYQDLLWTVSSFLVAQVRKLNESNSRRYQFCDKRIKNLLRKIHADKDKVEKNQREPSKVVKVHASLLLKDSLEVHLNNATRVADVLRQFQKNLCQNGWNIVNTVNLLKCNNSTECTNLLLYEVGGNIGEHCLDPDTYLLDLYHINPHAEWIIKQNPSCPRMF; via the exons ATGAGCCAGCTTCCTCCAAAGAGTGCTGTGGCATCCCCTGTGTCAGAGAGCACGAATTCCAGGGGAGAGGCTTTGGACAACTTGTCAATGGACAGTTTTTGGCTGGAAGTGGAGAACATTAAACAGAGCGCTGAAGCCGAGCAGGAGGAATGCAGCCTTGCAGATGTCAAAACACAGGAGG agggAGAGGCCGAGGCCGAGTGGCTGCAGGACGCGGGGCTGGCCGAGCTGCTCGGGGAGCCGGCGGGGGACAAGGACAACCTGGTGCTGCTGTCCACGCTGACCAGGACGCAGGCGGCGGCCGTGCAGCGCCGGCTGGACACCTACTCGCGCTCGCGCCGCAGGAGGAACAAGCACCCCGTGCGCGACGTGCGCGACATCTTCGCCgcaggcagctcccag gacacagcagcagataaagaGGAGTCCAGCTCAGATCCACTGTGGCACAATCTACGGACTTCAAACACCCAGAGAA cagaaacTCAGGATTATTCCTGCACAATTCGAAACCCTGGGAAGGAGGAAGTGTTCAACATGGATGTTGCCTACTCAGAGCAAGCAGCTGTCCTGCTCAAGGGATCCTTCCTGTCCGAATCCAGGAACTTAAAGGATGGAAATGCCCTAACA AGATTTAAGATCCCAAAGGGCAGACTAGGAGTGACCAGGATTGGAGATCTGTCAGCTCAGGACATGAAGAAGATCCCCACACTGGCCCTCATTGAGCTTACAGCTCTCTGTGATATCCTGGGCTTTGAGctgaagagaaacaaagcagcaaaactgaaaacaacag AGAAAAGACTCTTTGGAGTTCCACTCAACACCCTGTTGGAAAATGACCAAAAGCTGCTGCCCAACACCAAGGTCCCTCTGCTACTCCAGGCA ctgctgtcctgcctggagaagagaggacTTGAAACAGAGGGCATCCTGAGAGTTTCTGGGTCCCAAACCAGAATTAAG AGCCTGGAgcagaagctggagagggacttctaCAGCGGCCTGTTCCGCTGGGATGATGTCCACCAGAACGACGTGTCGGGGCTGCTCAAGAGATTCATCCGCGAGCTGCCGGCCCCGCTGCTGACTGCAGAGTACCTgcctgcctttgctgctgttcaga ATATTCCAGACCTGAAGCAAAGATTGCAAGCTCTAAACCTCCTGATCCTGATTCTGCCAGAGTCCAACAGAAACACTCTGAAG GCCCTTCTTGAGTTTCTCAGCAAGGTGGttgccagggaaaaaaacaacaaaatgaacCTCTGGAACGTTTCCACAGTCATGGCCCCGAACCTCTTCATGCACAAGGGGCTGCCAAACAAGATCCCCgaggggaaggagaagcagctggcGGAGGGGGCGGCTGACGTGGTGCGGATGATGATCCATTACCAGGACCTGCTCTGGACA gtgtcCTCTTTTCTGGTGGCCCAGGTGAGAAAGCTGAACGAGAGCAACAGCAGAAGGTACCAGTTCTGCGACAAGCGGATCAAAAATCTGCTGCGGAAGATTCACGCTGATAAAGACAAGGTGGAAAAGAACCAGAGAGAG CCTTCCAAGGTTGTGAAAGTCCACGCATCACTCCTCCTGAAGGACTCTCTGGAGGTGCACTTGAACAATGCAACCAGGGTTGCTGATGTCTTGAGGCAGTTTCAGAAGAACCTGTGCCAGAATGGCTGGAATATTGTTAACACTGTCAACCTCCTCAAGTG taaCAACTCCACAGAGTGCACAAACCTGCTCCTGTATGAAGTGGGAGGCAATATTG GTGAACATTGCCTGGACCCAGACACTTACCTCTTGGACTTGTACCACATCAACCCCCATGCTGAGTGGATAATTAAGCAAAACCCATCTTGCCCTCGGATGTTCTAA
- the ARHGAP40 gene encoding rho GTPase-activating protein 40 isoform X3 — MNPAASVPELFHAAASSSRHCPWKMSQLPPKSAVASPVSESTNSRGEALDNLSMDSFWLEVENIKQSAEAEQEECSLADVKTQEEGEAEAEWLQDAGLAELLGEPAGDKDNLVLLSTLTRTQAAAVQRRLDTYSRSRRRRNKHPVRDVRDIFAAGSSQDTAADKEESSSDPLWHNLRTSNTQRTETQDYSCTIRNPGKEEVFNMDVAYSEQAAVLLKGSFLSESRNLKDGNALTRFKIPKGRLGVTRIGDLSAQDMKKIPTLALIELTALCDILGFELKRNKAAKLKTTEKRLFGVPLNTLLENDQKLLPNTKVPLLLQALLSCLEKRGLETEGILRVSGSQTRIKSLEQKLERDFYSGLFRWDDVHQNDVSGLLKRFIRELPAPLLTAEYLPAFAAVQNIPDLKQRLQALNLLILILPESNRNTLKALLEFLSKVVAREKNNKMNLWNVSTVMAPNLFMHKGLPNKIPEGKEKQLAEGAADVVRMMIHYQDLLWTVSSFLVAQVRKLNESNSRRYQFCDKRIKNLLRKIHADKDKVEKNQREPSKVVKVHASLLLKDSLEVHLNNATRVADVLRQFQKNLCQNGWNIVNTVNLLKCNNSTECTNLLLYEVGGNIGEHCLDPDTYLLDLYHINPHAEWIIKQNPSCPRMF; from the exons CAGCAGACATTGCCCTTGGAAAATGAGCCAGCTTCCTCCAAAGAGTGCTGTGGCATCCCCTGTGTCAGAGAGCACGAATTCCAGGGGAGAGGCTTTGGACAACTTGTCAATGGACAGTTTTTGGCTGGAAGTGGAGAACATTAAACAGAGCGCTGAAGCCGAGCAGGAGGAATGCAGCCTTGCAGATGTCAAAACACAGGAGG agggAGAGGCCGAGGCCGAGTGGCTGCAGGACGCGGGGCTGGCCGAGCTGCTCGGGGAGCCGGCGGGGGACAAGGACAACCTGGTGCTGCTGTCCACGCTGACCAGGACGCAGGCGGCGGCCGTGCAGCGCCGGCTGGACACCTACTCGCGCTCGCGCCGCAGGAGGAACAAGCACCCCGTGCGCGACGTGCGCGACATCTTCGCCgcaggcagctcccag gacacagcagcagataaagaGGAGTCCAGCTCAGATCCACTGTGGCACAATCTACGGACTTCAAACACCCAGAGAA cagaaacTCAGGATTATTCCTGCACAATTCGAAACCCTGGGAAGGAGGAAGTGTTCAACATGGATGTTGCCTACTCAGAGCAAGCAGCTGTCCTGCTCAAGGGATCCTTCCTGTCCGAATCCAGGAACTTAAAGGATGGAAATGCCCTAACA AGATTTAAGATCCCAAAGGGCAGACTAGGAGTGACCAGGATTGGAGATCTGTCAGCTCAGGACATGAAGAAGATCCCCACACTGGCCCTCATTGAGCTTACAGCTCTCTGTGATATCCTGGGCTTTGAGctgaagagaaacaaagcagcaaaactgaaaacaacag AGAAAAGACTCTTTGGAGTTCCACTCAACACCCTGTTGGAAAATGACCAAAAGCTGCTGCCCAACACCAAGGTCCCTCTGCTACTCCAGGCA ctgctgtcctgcctggagaagagaggacTTGAAACAGAGGGCATCCTGAGAGTTTCTGGGTCCCAAACCAGAATTAAG AGCCTGGAgcagaagctggagagggacttctaCAGCGGCCTGTTCCGCTGGGATGATGTCCACCAGAACGACGTGTCGGGGCTGCTCAAGAGATTCATCCGCGAGCTGCCGGCCCCGCTGCTGACTGCAGAGTACCTgcctgcctttgctgctgttcaga ATATTCCAGACCTGAAGCAAAGATTGCAAGCTCTAAACCTCCTGATCCTGATTCTGCCAGAGTCCAACAGAAACACTCTGAAG GCCCTTCTTGAGTTTCTCAGCAAGGTGGttgccagggaaaaaaacaacaaaatgaacCTCTGGAACGTTTCCACAGTCATGGCCCCGAACCTCTTCATGCACAAGGGGCTGCCAAACAAGATCCCCgaggggaaggagaagcagctggcGGAGGGGGCGGCTGACGTGGTGCGGATGATGATCCATTACCAGGACCTGCTCTGGACA gtgtcCTCTTTTCTGGTGGCCCAGGTGAGAAAGCTGAACGAGAGCAACAGCAGAAGGTACCAGTTCTGCGACAAGCGGATCAAAAATCTGCTGCGGAAGATTCACGCTGATAAAGACAAGGTGGAAAAGAACCAGAGAGAG CCTTCCAAGGTTGTGAAAGTCCACGCATCACTCCTCCTGAAGGACTCTCTGGAGGTGCACTTGAACAATGCAACCAGGGTTGCTGATGTCTTGAGGCAGTTTCAGAAGAACCTGTGCCAGAATGGCTGGAATATTGTTAACACTGTCAACCTCCTCAAGTG taaCAACTCCACAGAGTGCACAAACCTGCTCCTGTATGAAGTGGGAGGCAATATTG GTGAACATTGCCTGGACCCAGACACTTACCTCTTGGACTTGTACCACATCAACCCCCATGCTGAGTGGATAATTAAGCAAAACCCATCTTGCCCTCGGATGTTCTAA
- the ARHGAP40 gene encoding rho GTPase-activating protein 40 isoform X1 produces MDKRGTCGSRMARGVLAPVRAASCAQLLSSSRHCPWKMSQLPPKSAVASPVSESTNSRGEALDNLSMDSFWLEVENIKQSAEAEQEECSLADVKTQEEGEAEAEWLQDAGLAELLGEPAGDKDNLVLLSTLTRTQAAAVQRRLDTYSRSRRRRNKHPVRDVRDIFAAGSSQDTAADKEESSSDPLWHNLRTSNTQRTETQDYSCTIRNPGKEEVFNMDVAYSEQAAVLLKGSFLSESRNLKDGNALTRFKIPKGRLGVTRIGDLSAQDMKKIPTLALIELTALCDILGFELKRNKAAKLKTTEKRLFGVPLNTLLENDQKLLPNTKVPLLLQALLSCLEKRGLETEGILRVSGSQTRIKSLEQKLERDFYSGLFRWDDVHQNDVSGLLKRFIRELPAPLLTAEYLPAFAAVQNIPDLKQRLQALNLLILILPESNRNTLKALLEFLSKVVAREKNNKMNLWNVSTVMAPNLFMHKGLPNKIPEGKEKQLAEGAADVVRMMIHYQDLLWTVSSFLVAQVRKLNESNSRRYQFCDKRIKNLLRKIHADKDKVEKNQREPSKVVKVHASLLLKDSLEVHLNNATRVADVLRQFQKNLCQNGWNIVNTVNLLKCNNSTECTNLLLYEVGGNIGEHCLDPDTYLLDLYHINPHAEWIIKQNPSCPRMF; encoded by the exons CAGCAGACATTGCCCTTGGAAAATGAGCCAGCTTCCTCCAAAGAGTGCTGTGGCATCCCCTGTGTCAGAGAGCACGAATTCCAGGGGAGAGGCTTTGGACAACTTGTCAATGGACAGTTTTTGGCTGGAAGTGGAGAACATTAAACAGAGCGCTGAAGCCGAGCAGGAGGAATGCAGCCTTGCAGATGTCAAAACACAGGAGG agggAGAGGCCGAGGCCGAGTGGCTGCAGGACGCGGGGCTGGCCGAGCTGCTCGGGGAGCCGGCGGGGGACAAGGACAACCTGGTGCTGCTGTCCACGCTGACCAGGACGCAGGCGGCGGCCGTGCAGCGCCGGCTGGACACCTACTCGCGCTCGCGCCGCAGGAGGAACAAGCACCCCGTGCGCGACGTGCGCGACATCTTCGCCgcaggcagctcccag gacacagcagcagataaagaGGAGTCCAGCTCAGATCCACTGTGGCACAATCTACGGACTTCAAACACCCAGAGAA cagaaacTCAGGATTATTCCTGCACAATTCGAAACCCTGGGAAGGAGGAAGTGTTCAACATGGATGTTGCCTACTCAGAGCAAGCAGCTGTCCTGCTCAAGGGATCCTTCCTGTCCGAATCCAGGAACTTAAAGGATGGAAATGCCCTAACA AGATTTAAGATCCCAAAGGGCAGACTAGGAGTGACCAGGATTGGAGATCTGTCAGCTCAGGACATGAAGAAGATCCCCACACTGGCCCTCATTGAGCTTACAGCTCTCTGTGATATCCTGGGCTTTGAGctgaagagaaacaaagcagcaaaactgaaaacaacag AGAAAAGACTCTTTGGAGTTCCACTCAACACCCTGTTGGAAAATGACCAAAAGCTGCTGCCCAACACCAAGGTCCCTCTGCTACTCCAGGCA ctgctgtcctgcctggagaagagaggacTTGAAACAGAGGGCATCCTGAGAGTTTCTGGGTCCCAAACCAGAATTAAG AGCCTGGAgcagaagctggagagggacttctaCAGCGGCCTGTTCCGCTGGGATGATGTCCACCAGAACGACGTGTCGGGGCTGCTCAAGAGATTCATCCGCGAGCTGCCGGCCCCGCTGCTGACTGCAGAGTACCTgcctgcctttgctgctgttcaga ATATTCCAGACCTGAAGCAAAGATTGCAAGCTCTAAACCTCCTGATCCTGATTCTGCCAGAGTCCAACAGAAACACTCTGAAG GCCCTTCTTGAGTTTCTCAGCAAGGTGGttgccagggaaaaaaacaacaaaatgaacCTCTGGAACGTTTCCACAGTCATGGCCCCGAACCTCTTCATGCACAAGGGGCTGCCAAACAAGATCCCCgaggggaaggagaagcagctggcGGAGGGGGCGGCTGACGTGGTGCGGATGATGATCCATTACCAGGACCTGCTCTGGACA gtgtcCTCTTTTCTGGTGGCCCAGGTGAGAAAGCTGAACGAGAGCAACAGCAGAAGGTACCAGTTCTGCGACAAGCGGATCAAAAATCTGCTGCGGAAGATTCACGCTGATAAAGACAAGGTGGAAAAGAACCAGAGAGAG CCTTCCAAGGTTGTGAAAGTCCACGCATCACTCCTCCTGAAGGACTCTCTGGAGGTGCACTTGAACAATGCAACCAGGGTTGCTGATGTCTTGAGGCAGTTTCAGAAGAACCTGTGCCAGAATGGCTGGAATATTGTTAACACTGTCAACCTCCTCAAGTG taaCAACTCCACAGAGTGCACAAACCTGCTCCTGTATGAAGTGGGAGGCAATATTG GTGAACATTGCCTGGACCCAGACACTTACCTCTTGGACTTGTACCACATCAACCCCCATGCTGAGTGGATAATTAAGCAAAACCCATCTTGCCCTCGGATGTTCTAA